A region of Rhodanobacteraceae bacterium DNA encodes the following proteins:
- a CDS encoding Glycine cleavage system H protein, translated as MSDIPGDLKFQKSHEWARVEDAGQVRVGISDHAQELLGDLVYVELPKVGDKVEAGASCAVVESVKAASDVYAPVSGEVVAINEALADKPETINEDAYGDGWLFVVKAGNPDEMDALLGPDDYAELIESDEH; from the coding sequence ATGAGCGACATACCCGGCGATCTGAAATTCCAGAAATCCCACGAGTGGGCACGCGTCGAGGACGCGGGGCAGGTGCGCGTCGGCATTTCCGATCATGCGCAGGAACTGCTCGGCGACCTCGTGTACGTCGAATTGCCCAAGGTCGGCGACAAGGTTGAAGCCGGAGCGAGCTGCGCGGTGGTCGAATCGGTGAAGGCGGCGTCGGACGTCTACGCGCCGGTCAGCGGCGAGGTGGTGGCGATCAACGAAGCACTCGCCGACAAGCCGGAAACAATCAACGAAGACGCGTACGGCGACGGCTGGCTGTTCGTGGTGAAGGCCGGCAATCCCGACGAGATGGACGCGCTGCTCGGTCCCGACGACTACGCCGAACTGATCGAGAGCGACGAGCACTGA
- a CDS encoding ABC transporter, permease protein (cluster 9, phospholipid): MDRSATAPGIVEWTKPEGGEGVLRFTGDWTLPHFAALEAQLDALKSGLPECPDVDFNDVGRVDTAGAGLIAVALGPKALRWLAEHDRDVPRELRALLGTVSDAVAEIYAHRPPPPRNFGFVDLLADVGTNVVHINDLAFKLLGFTGATLETLARCLFRPKRWRITSLVANMEQTGLHAVPIVVLLSFLIGAVIAFLGATALQRYGATVFTVDLVSYSFLRELAVLLTAILLAGRTASAFTAQIGSMKVGEEVDAMRTMGLDPIELLVLPRVIALMIVMPLLTFLSMLAGIAGGMLVCWFALDISPSMFVSVFQTDTPLRYLWLGLSKAPIFAFLIAVIGCLEGFKVAGSAQSVGERTTSSVVQSIFMVILVDALAALFFMEMNW, encoded by the coding sequence ATGGACCGGTCAGCCACCGCGCCCGGAATCGTGGAATGGACCAAGCCTGAGGGCGGCGAAGGGGTGCTGCGCTTCACCGGCGACTGGACCCTTCCGCATTTCGCCGCGCTCGAAGCGCAACTCGATGCCCTGAAGTCCGGCCTGCCGGAATGCCCCGACGTGGATTTCAACGACGTCGGCCGCGTGGACACCGCGGGCGCGGGCCTGATCGCGGTGGCGCTGGGTCCGAAGGCCCTGCGCTGGCTGGCCGAACACGACCGCGACGTGCCGCGCGAACTGCGCGCCCTGCTCGGCACCGTCAGCGATGCGGTCGCGGAAATCTACGCGCACCGCCCGCCGCCGCCGCGCAACTTCGGCTTCGTCGATCTGCTGGCCGACGTCGGCACCAACGTCGTCCACATCAACGATCTGGCATTCAAGCTGCTCGGCTTCACCGGCGCTACGCTGGAGACGCTGGCGCGTTGCCTGTTCCGTCCGAAACGCTGGCGCATCACCTCGCTGGTCGCCAACATGGAGCAGACCGGCCTGCACGCGGTGCCGATCGTGGTGCTGCTGTCGTTCCTGATCGGCGCGGTGATCGCCTTCCTCGGCGCCACCGCGCTGCAGCGCTATGGTGCAACGGTGTTCACCGTCGACCTGGTGTCGTATTCGTTCCTGCGCGAACTCGCGGTGCTGCTGACCGCGATCCTGCTGGCCGGGCGCACCGCCAGCGCCTTCACCGCGCAGATCGGATCGATGAAGGTCGGCGAGGAAGTCGACGCGATGCGCACCATGGGCCTCGACCCGATCGAACTGCTGGTGCTGCCGCGGGTGATCGCGCTGATGATCGTGATGCCGCTGCTGACCTTCCTGTCGATGCTGGCCGGCATCGCGGGCGGCATGCTGGTGTGCTGGTTCGCGCTGGACATCTCGCCGTCGATGTTCGTGTCGGTGTTCCAGACCGACACCCCGCTGCGCTACCTGTGGCTGGGCCTGTCCAAGGCGCCGATCTTCGCGTTCCTGATCGCGGTGATCGGCTGCCTGGAAGGCTTCAAGGTGGCGGGCAGCGCGCAATCGGTCGGCGAGCGCACCACTTCCAGCGTGGTGCAATCGATCTTCATGGTGATCCTGGTGGACGCACTGGCCGCGCTGTTCTTCATGGAGATGAACTGGTGA
- a CDS encoding ABC transporter, ATP-binding protein (cluster 9, phospholipid) — protein MSAAAPRETLVEVRGLRSQFGAQVVHDNLDLDVYRGEILGVVGGSGSGKSVLLRTILGLRRPDAGSVKLFGENLHDLPEHRRVAVESRCGVLFQNGALFSSLTVSENVRVPLMEHTSLTLHDATRVAALKIALADLSPDVRHKYPSELSGGMRKRAALARALALDPDIVFLDEPTSGLDPIAAASFDQLIRTLRDALGLTVFMITHDLDSLHAICDRVAVLAHKRVIVADSLDKVERFDDPWIRDYFRGPRGRAAETIHALA, from the coding sequence GTGAGCGCCGCCGCGCCCCGCGAAACCCTGGTCGAGGTGCGCGGCCTGCGCAGCCAGTTCGGCGCGCAGGTGGTGCACGACAACCTCGACCTCGACGTCTATCGCGGCGAAATCCTGGGCGTGGTCGGAGGCTCGGGCAGCGGCAAGTCGGTGCTGTTGCGCACGATCCTCGGCCTGCGCCGACCTGATGCGGGCAGCGTCAAACTGTTCGGCGAGAACCTCCACGACCTGCCGGAACACCGGCGGGTCGCGGTCGAAAGCCGCTGCGGCGTGCTGTTCCAGAACGGCGCGCTGTTTTCCTCGCTGACGGTGAGCGAAAACGTGCGGGTGCCGCTGATGGAACACACCTCGCTCACGCTGCACGACGCGACGCGCGTGGCGGCGCTGAAGATCGCGCTGGCCGATCTGTCCCCCGATGTGCGCCACAAGTATCCGTCGGAACTCTCGGGCGGCATGCGCAAGCGCGCCGCACTGGCGCGCGCGCTGGCGCTGGACCCCGACATCGTGTTCCTCGACGAACCGACTTCGGGTCTCGATCCCATCGCGGCGGCTTCGTTCGACCAGTTGATCCGCACCCTGCGCGACGCGCTGGGATTGACCGTGTTCATGATCACCCACGATCTCGATTCGCTGCACGCCATCTGCGACCGCGTCGCGGTGCTGGCGCACAAGCGCGTGATCGTGGCCGATTCGCTGGACAAGGTGGAACGCTTCGACGACCCCTGGATTCGCGACTATTTCCGGGGACCGCGCGGGCGCGCGGCGGAAACGATCCACGCACTCGCATGA
- a CDS encoding Aminomethyltransferase (glycine cleavage system T protein), translated as MTKQTVLNASHRAAGAKMVDFGGWDMPLHYGSQIEEHHAVRRDAGMFDVSHMTVVDLHGARCREFLRHLLANDIGKLRKPGKALYSCMLNERGGVIDDLITYFLAEDFFRVVVNAATHDKDLAWIEKQAVPFGVKVAERADLAMIAVQGPNARAKVLALIDAADRERVEQLGKFVAAEARGPDGMPLFVARTGYTGEDGFEIIVPEWHAVALWDALAAAGVHPAGLGARDTLRLEAGMNLYGQDMDEDITPWEAGLAWTVSLDESRDFIGRAALEKQQAAGVPRELVGVVLDDKGVLRHGQRVVTPSGGGEILSGIFSPTLGKAIGFARVPAGAREGLRVDIRGRELPLRVVKHPFVRDGKPCDGI; from the coding sequence ATGACCAAGCAGACCGTCCTCAACGCCAGCCACCGCGCCGCGGGCGCGAAGATGGTCGATTTCGGCGGTTGGGACATGCCGTTGCACTACGGCTCGCAGATCGAGGAACACCACGCGGTGCGCCGCGACGCCGGGATGTTCGACGTGTCGCACATGACCGTGGTGGACCTGCACGGCGCGCGTTGCCGTGAATTCCTGCGGCATCTCCTGGCGAACGACATCGGCAAGCTGAGGAAACCCGGCAAGGCGCTGTATTCGTGCATGCTCAACGAGCGCGGCGGCGTGATCGACGACCTGATCACCTATTTCCTCGCCGAGGATTTCTTCCGCGTGGTGGTGAACGCCGCGACGCACGACAAGGACCTGGCGTGGATCGAAAAGCAGGCCGTGCCGTTCGGCGTGAAGGTCGCCGAACGCGCCGACCTCGCGATGATCGCGGTGCAGGGGCCGAACGCGCGCGCGAAGGTGCTGGCGCTGATCGATGCCGCCGACCGCGAACGCGTGGAGCAGCTCGGCAAGTTCGTGGCCGCCGAGGCGCGCGGTCCGGACGGCATGCCGCTGTTCGTCGCGCGCACCGGCTACACCGGCGAGGATGGCTTCGAGATCATCGTCCCCGAATGGCACGCGGTCGCCCTGTGGGATGCGCTGGCCGCGGCCGGCGTGCATCCGGCCGGGCTGGGCGCGCGCGACACGCTGCGGCTCGAAGCCGGCATGAACCTCTACGGCCAGGACATGGACGAGGACATCACGCCGTGGGAAGCGGGGCTGGCCTGGACGGTGTCGCTGGACGAAAGCCGCGACTTCATCGGCCGCGCCGCGCTGGAAAAACAGCAGGCCGCGGGCGTGCCGCGCGAACTCGTCGGCGTGGTGCTGGACGACAAGGGTGTGCTGCGCCACGGCCAGCGCGTGGTCACTCCGTCCGGCGGCGGCGAAATCCTGTCCGGGATCTTCTCGCCCACGCTGGGCAAGGCGATCGGCTTCGCGCGGGTGCCGGCCGGCGCCCGCGAAGGCCTGCGCGTGGATATCCGCGGGCGCGAATTGCCGCTGCGGGTGGTGAAGCACCCGTTCGTGCGCGACGGCAAACCTTGCGACGGCATTTGA
- a CDS encoding LemA protein, whose translation MSGLIIFLIIIAVIVIYLIAIYNGLVTSRNAYKNAFAQIDVQLTRRHDLIPNLVETAKGYLAHERETLEAVTAARTAAVNGLAAAKAQPGDPNAMKQLAGSENQLTQALGRLFAVSEAYPDLKANQNMMQLSEELTSTENRVAFARQAYNDSVMNYNNKVQMFPSSLIAGPAGFTPAEQLAIDDPAKREAPKVSFA comes from the coding sequence ATGTCGGGTCTGATCATCTTCCTGATCATCATCGCCGTCATTGTGATTTACCTGATCGCGATCTACAACGGGTTGGTCACTTCGCGCAACGCGTACAAGAACGCGTTCGCGCAGATCGACGTGCAGCTCACCCGCCGCCACGACCTGATTCCGAACCTGGTCGAGACGGCCAAAGGCTACCTTGCGCACGAACGCGAAACGCTGGAAGCCGTCACGGCCGCGCGCACTGCCGCGGTGAACGGTTTGGCCGCGGCCAAGGCGCAGCCGGGCGATCCGAACGCGATGAAGCAGCTCGCCGGTAGCGAAAACCAGTTGACCCAGGCGCTGGGCCGGCTGTTCGCGGTCAGCGAAGCGTACCCGGATCTCAAGGCCAACCAGAACATGATGCAGCTTTCGGAAGAACTCACCTCCACCGAGAACCGCGTCGCCTTCGCGCGGCAGGCGTACAACGACTCGGTGATGAACTACAACAACAAGGTGCAGATGTTCCCCTCGTCGCTGATCGCGGGGCCGGCCGGATTCACGCCGGCCGAACAACTGGCGATCGACGATCCGGCCAAGCGCGAAGCGCCGAAGGTGTCTTTTGCGTAA
- a CDS encoding Beta-lactamase class C-like and penicillin binding proteins (PBPs) superfamily, translated as MRSSVFFAALGCSLVFGAASAAPRTQTQGNPVPPEPTVVHTGAHQASLPAARVDAAIKDYERWLDQLAAENRTSGLATAVVIDDKVRYERTLGYANAGDGEKVTPNTVFRLASLSKAFATALTGMLVRQGVMTWDTRLASVLPFFKLRDANASQAATVRDILSQSIGLPHNAYDNLLADGVSYQELERRLDTVPLACDPGDCYGYQNIAFSLIGDVIHAKTGQFFIQLVDRYLFLPLGMTTASYGRDGLEGSRSWARPHYKRGKGWVAYEPNDNFYVPPAAGVNASIRDMEQWLIAQMGGRPMVLPESLLDVLHAPIIDTPSERMFSNWRRARVEKASYALGWRVYDYAGHTLIFHAGAVKGYRSMIGFFPEYHAGVVVLWNCESNTPAGLMPMFFDALLGLPHEDWAELDRAERPAKPASRHVRHRRRHSGS; from the coding sequence ATGCGTTCATCCGTTTTCTTCGCGGCACTCGGCTGTTCCCTCGTTTTCGGCGCCGCGTCTGCGGCGCCACGCACACAGACCCAAGGCAATCCCGTACCGCCCGAACCTACCGTGGTGCATACCGGCGCGCACCAGGCCAGCCTGCCCGCGGCGCGCGTCGACGCGGCAATCAAGGACTACGAACGCTGGCTCGACCAACTCGCCGCGGAAAACCGCACGTCCGGACTCGCCACCGCGGTGGTGATCGACGACAAGGTGCGCTACGAGCGCACCCTCGGTTACGCCAATGCCGGCGACGGCGAGAAGGTCACGCCCAACACCGTGTTCCGGCTGGCCTCGCTGTCCAAGGCGTTCGCCACCGCGTTGACCGGCATGCTGGTGCGTCAGGGTGTGATGACCTGGGACACGCGCCTCGCGAGCGTGCTGCCGTTCTTCAAGCTGCGCGACGCCAACGCCTCGCAGGCCGCGACCGTGCGCGACATCCTGAGCCAGAGCATCGGCCTGCCGCACAACGCCTACGACAACCTGCTGGCGGACGGCGTGTCGTACCAGGAACTCGAACGCAGGCTGGACACGGTGCCGCTGGCCTGCGATCCGGGCGATTGCTATGGCTACCAGAACATCGCGTTCTCGCTGATCGGCGATGTGATCCACGCCAAGACCGGGCAGTTCTTCATCCAACTCGTGGATCGTTACCTGTTCCTGCCGTTGGGCATGACCACCGCCAGCTACGGGCGCGACGGACTGGAAGGCAGCCGCAGCTGGGCGCGCCCGCACTACAAGCGCGGCAAGGGATGGGTCGCCTACGAACCCAACGACAACTTCTACGTGCCGCCCGCGGCCGGCGTCAACGCCAGCATCCGCGACATGGAGCAGTGGCTGATCGCACAGATGGGCGGCCGTCCGATGGTGCTTCCGGAGTCGCTGCTCGATGTGCTGCACGCGCCGATCATCGACACGCCCAGCGAGCGGATGTTTTCCAACTGGCGGCGCGCGCGGGTCGAGAAGGCGTCCTATGCGCTGGGCTGGCGCGTGTACGACTACGCCGGGCACACCCTGATCTTCCACGCCGGCGCGGTGAAGGGCTACCGTTCGATGATCGGGTTCTTCCCCGAGTACCACGCGGGCGTCGTGGTGCTGTGGAATTGCGAGAGCAACACTCCGGCGGGACTGATGCCGATGTTCTTCGATGCCCTGCTCGGGTTGCCGCACGAGGACTGGGCGGAACTCGACCGCGCCGAACGCCCCGCGAAGCCCGCGTCGCGCCACGTGCGGCACAGACGCCGGCATTCGGGGAGCTGA
- a CDS encoding putative TonB-dependent receptor, translated as MATPDSSLFESGFFGFAGALRGLAMAACAAMLLAGCGKGQGPASSAPAAPPASTVPAPKASAPAELPAAAPASAASAARAQAAAQSKLAKMSVEDLLAAARNAYAQHQLVAPAGDNAMEYYEAVLAKDPNNQVAKDALRETFPFTVPDVEKAISQNNFDEANREIDLLAKASPTNYTLTLLRSKLDAQKKLQARQQQEAQAKTQKAAQLAAAQQAAAQQAAAQQAAAAKLAAEKEAAAKQATRQAAAAVPKPAVPPKPVGETRAAKVLAQASPEYPLQAARNQTSGYAVVEFTVSATGAVEDAHIVESSPRRVFDSAAIQAVKRSKFAPALKDGQPVESVLQRRIDFKFGG; from the coding sequence ATGGCCACTCCGGATTCCAGTCTTTTCGAGTCGGGATTCTTCGGGTTTGCCGGCGCGCTGCGCGGTCTTGCGATGGCCGCGTGCGCGGCGATGTTGCTTGCGGGTTGCGGCAAGGGGCAGGGACCGGCGTCTTCGGCGCCTGCCGCTCCGCCCGCGTCGACCGTGCCGGCGCCCAAGGCGTCGGCGCCGGCCGAGTTGCCGGCCGCGGCGCCCGCCAGCGCGGCGTCCGCGGCACGGGCGCAAGCCGCGGCCCAGTCCAAGCTGGCCAAAATGAGCGTCGAGGACCTTCTGGCCGCCGCACGCAACGCTTACGCACAACATCAGTTGGTCGCGCCTGCCGGCGACAACGCGATGGAATACTACGAGGCGGTGCTGGCGAAGGATCCGAACAACCAGGTCGCCAAGGATGCGTTGCGCGAGACCTTCCCGTTCACCGTGCCGGACGTCGAGAAGGCCATTTCACAGAACAATTTCGACGAGGCCAATCGCGAAATCGATTTGCTCGCCAAGGCCAGTCCGACCAATTACACGCTGACCTTGTTGCGTTCCAAGCTGGATGCGCAAAAGAAACTGCAGGCGCGCCAGCAGCAGGAGGCGCAAGCGAAGACGCAGAAGGCGGCCCAGCTCGCCGCCGCCCAGCAGGCTGCCGCGCAGCAGGCTGCCGCCCAGCAGGCTGCCGCCGCGAAGCTCGCGGCCGAGAAGGAAGCAGCGGCGAAACAGGCGACCCGACAGGCTGCCGCGGCCGTGCCCAAGCCCGCCGTGCCGCCCAAGCCGGTCGGCGAGACCCGCGCGGCCAAGGTTCTGGCGCAGGCTTCACCCGAGTATCCGTTGCAAGCCGCGCGCAACCAGACCTCCGGCTACGCCGTGGTCGAGTTCACGGTGTCCGCGACGGGCGCCGTCGAGGATGCGCACATCGTGGAGTCGTCACCGCGACGCGTGTTCGACAGCGCCGCGATCCAGGCCGTCAAGCGCTCGAAGTTCGCGCCCGCGCTCAAGGACGGCCAGCCGGTCGAGAGCGTCCTGCAGCGCCGCATCGACTTCAAATTCGGTGGGTGA